The DNA sequence ctcgcaagttcgttcttaaagtaatcagcaggttagttctagaaagtcactgctgtacaactagctagttctaaataatgcttcctgattcgtcaatccaaggaattctcaattccttgcgccatcgtttattattattaaaaggtttaaaatatattcaagttttaggctaaataaccatatggaactaaaataataagcggttaatgaaattagttaacaattaaaataaaagcaaatggattacataattattctataggtATTTTgtagggataaaagcggtacttgattactagctaaaatatagtttttaaaattggcaggacgttacaccCGCTTTAAAATTGGCAACTCtgagttatattattttacacgtgctttgcatatttcatattttacattacacaaataattttataataaacgaaaCAAAAAtggaagaacaaaaaaaacgaGTAGAAGATCATATGACGAAAATGGTCGAGGAAATTGATAAGACCTATTTACGAAAAATGCAggtatttttatcaatcgtagtgataaaaaagaatgtttttatgtagaaaaaaaatattaaataatacattaattatatatagagagagaattatatacaaaattatacggaaatatatatagaattatatacagaattatatacaaaataatatatagaaagcaaactttttttaccaactttaataaaattttattaataagaaaagtgTTTTaacatatagaataaaaattaacgctggctattatataaaaaaaataataaattgttaaaaatatttttcaagattaaggaatttgttatattaatcaaatgaaTATGTTTCAATTCGTAATAGTtactttattcataatttatttaatcaaataatttataatatttggacGAATTTATTGTATGAGGAATCTTATATTCAtgttgagaaattttatattcacatatatattataaacttcaAGGTCATAAAAGTTCTTTTCTCtttgcgaaaatataaaaaaatctgcattatttagaattaaaaaaatttttaccttATCGTACAATGTGATGGGTTTAAAATATACTCAAATTGTAAACAGAGgcaattatataacttattctttatgatttattgatgatttattcttttttgatagtagcaatttcaattattatttatggcaATTTCAGttatcattttcatattttatttattcataagtaTGCAATAATAGCATATgtcttcaaaatttaaaataagatttatattttttccatgtttatttaatattgaaaaataaataattaattaataattcttatctttttagcttgtgtattattgtatatataaacataaatcacATTTAATTTCAGAGAGATATGCACAGATGCGCTGCACAATGTTGTGATAATGAAACATATAGTATACAAAAGATTCATAATTGTGTAGAGAATTGTAattcttctttaaataaagCACAACAATATGTTCAAGGAGAGTTTGAACGAGTACAGGTAATAAAGCTCAACTTATTTAATTGCCAGAATTGAtgatataagagaaatatttgatgatttaAGAGATTTCATAGCACATAAATTTGCTATAGCTCTCTATAATTTActgtaatgtaatttgtatGGATTTAGAAATATAGGCAAGTAATATACagattttgatatatcttCATAAGTATTGACAAATCGAATGAGTCAATGATGCGATTCATTGTTAAACTTTTTGATTCGATGTTAGTTCAGCGAGTTTTTAAGcatcatcaaattttatattgtttattagcTATATtaagtgtatatgtatatatatatatatatatatatatatatatatatatgtatgtatgtatatatgtatgtatgtatatatgtatatatacacatacacacacatacacatgtatatatatatattttttaatattttccagaATCGTTTACAAAGATGCATAATGGaatgtaatgataatataaaagacaaaatgGGACCAAATCCGACACAGATTGAAGTGGATAAGTATAGCGAAGAGTTTGAAAAATGTGCCATTACATGTGTAGACTCTTATTGCGCGTTATTACCCTCTTTAGAAAAGACTATGAAGAAGGTCCTCAGTAAAAACGAATTTGCATAGTTTGTAAttagaagataaattttaaacatctcATTtcattcttcatatttttgtcTAACATCATAAAGAacacttgtttttttttaggcccaatgtatatgtatgtgcaatgatttttaaatgtattattctcacacacacataaaaaaaattgcaaatatgtatataatttatttaataatgaagtgagaagatgagaaaaagagaaatttatctcacaaaaaagtataattaattaggcTACctgatttctttttcctttttttatttttttcgcatttatctttttttttcttcgcatttatttttttttatttttttattattaattttgcttatgtttttatatagtcGATGAAGAACtagttttgattaaataaaatacagagataatataattatatattaataatgttggaaaattatttttttcagaaattctggtttattaaatatacttcatGTTATATATGGGTTAGTAGTTTTTGTTGATAAGTATGTAATAAAGATGTTACagaaaacttaatatatattgtgtgtttgtaaattaatgcattaaaGTCTGATAAGTAGTTaatggataataaataatgtacatgTAAGAGCAAGAATGTTCTCTGTTTAGTGTATATGTATGACAATTAAAAGCGGCATGCATACACATGAAATGTGCACATGTAGACATAATAAATCTAGACCGAGTGTTGAGGAGTGAGGGTAAAAAAGGCACTTAGAAAGagacaaattcttttttgtgcCTCTTgcgttctctctcgctcgtgtATAGTATAGCGAAAAAGAGTGCTACTACGTGCGAGAGAACACAAGGAACACAAAAAAAGTTATCCTTTTTTACAGGATCTTTTACAGGACCCCTACTCCTTGAACAAAGGTAAACGTTCTGTCTAAATATACTATGTCTATGTATGTATCATTTGAATTAtagcggggaacacacacttttgcataagcgcatagtcATAAGCAtgaggaaattgattggttcatttcttcatacatatgtttttgtggatcaatcaatttctttatgtttatggttatgcgcttatgcaaaagtgtgtgctccccgctttatgTATGTATCACTTGAAGGGCCAATTTTACCAccttcggttaagttaaccaacggttaaaatcagcagggtggcaacagaaaatagaggtgaaatgaaaaccaagcattcttatcatttcaattGCTACCCTGCCGTTGGTTaaacggggagcacacacttttgcataagcgcataattataagcataaggaaattgattggttcatttccttatgcatatatttgtggactaatcaatttctttatgtttatggttatgcgcttatgcaaaagtgtgtgctccccgctttaatctaaccgaaggtggtgaaattggcccGAAGTGTAAAATCAAGCAGCAAAGAAAAAAGTAGTAGTAGGAGACATTCCGATATTGTATCCTTAATGCAAGTCATATaattgaaagagaaagtaATGCAAGACGCATATCCAGCGAgcgtttatctttatttaaggAGTGGGAGTAAAGgtggatataaaaaagaattcattTTGTTTCATGCTCTTTGTGTTCTCTCTCGTTCGCATGTAGCATAGAATTCTTTTTTGCTATGCTacgcgcgagcgagagagaaccCAAGGAGCATGGaacagagtttatctttttttacatgcaTCTTTATCGCCTTACTTCTTAACACTTGGTctagatatattatgtatatgagaGATAGAGATGCCAATTAATTATCCTATATTTGTCTCACTTACTTCAATTGAATATAAGGAGTGCGAGTAAGACAGTTATAGGACATCGCTTTCAGTTgtcatacatgtatatatctaaCTGCCAAGGGACaccttttttatcatatatgtaatattattatattgctagTCACGTATCTTCCCAATAAGCAGCGTTAGCGAAAACATTACGGTGTATATCAGCCTCTCGCTTCCAAAATTTGTGTATTTGACGCAATGCGCATGCACAAATTTTGTTGAGCCaatagtattacatatatggcACTACGTACCAGCGCATGCGCATTGCGTCAAGTACGCAATTGTAAAAGCGAGAGGTTGATATACGTCTGCACCGTAATGTTTTCGTCCGCGTTGAACTTTGTCtaacaatataatagtattacatatatgattcTTACCCTTGAATGTACACAAAATAATGGTACAGTAAGAGATTTATTTGGACACAATGCGATTGGACAGAACTCATATGTGCTTAAGGTAACACGATTGATCAATGAAAGAGTCTCTCATTTTTAACTGGTTAATTACATTTCAGCCAATTGATATATACAGCgcggagcacacacttttgcataagcgcataaccataaacataaagaaattgattggtccacaaatgtatgcataagaaaatgaaccaatcaatttccttatgtttattgttatgcgcttatgcaaaagtgtgctccccgcttaccCCAGTAAATAATGGTATACAAAAGCGGGGAGCActcacttttgcataagcgcataaccataaacataaagaaattgattggtccacaaatgtatgcataagaaaatgaaccaatcaatttccttatgcttatagttatgcgcttatgcaaaagtgtgtgctccccgctaaACCATAGACTTCTATATAATACTAGACTGCTAACTCTACGAAATACATGACCCCAAAAAGTATGTACAGACACATGAGCACAcagcacacacgcacacacacatacgtttCGTCTGTATACGTCGGTCATATTACATATTCAGCtcctatctttttcttttctattgaTTCCTACCACGATTCCTATTTATGTCACGCATGCGCAGATACTTACTAACTTCTCATATGTAAACATACTTTATGGGGTTAATAAtttcacatataattatttaaaaaaagtgttagtcgtCGGCTAACATCATAAGAATGCGAGAAATGATACATTGAGAATTCTTGCGTGccatttctaaataaaagcatgttttaacaaaataaaactacACATCGTTTTAGTACATTTGTGAAATTGTCTGAAAACTAAGCTTTTCTTTTGACAGTTAATAAATAGCCGTAAaagaagttttaaaataagccTAATCATATGGAAAAACATGTGGTTTGATAATTGTTCAAAGAAGTGGAAAATGTTCCTTCTACATAATACTTTCCTCGCTAAGCTTAGTTTTCGGACAATTTTATAGGTTTCACAAGTACGTTACACATTACAGCACTAGCATAGagcgaataattataaaatagcaagcaaaaataatttaggttgtcaaatgttatttttcacgCTTCATAGTTCATCGATTTGCTACGTGAGGTGCTGCataaaggccattgcacgttaaaaaattttagtcataatcgtaaagccgtaagtaaagcggggagcacacacttttgcataagcgcataaccataaacatagagaaattgattggtccacaaatgtatgcataagaaaatgaaccaatcaatttccttatgcttattgttatgcacttatgcaaaagtgtgtgctccccgcttaaatcaaccaatcacagttcaaacattcttattatgtttagaatgtttgattgtgattggtcaattttcttacggccttatgattacgactaaaattttttaacgtgcaatggcttTAAGAATGTCTGACATGTGGGTAACTTGTGGGTAACATGTAACATCCCAATActtaaggccattgcacgcgaaaaaaatttagccgTAATCATAAGACTGTAAGCAAATCGACCAATTACAATCAAGCATTCTAACAAAcgtaattagaatatttaactgtgattggttgatttgcGTACGGTCTtacgattacgactaaaattttttcacggcCTTTACTAACACAAACGTAGCTACGTCATCGCATGTACGTGTAGCCTAAGTTCGTGTGTAGAGGCAACGAACAGTACTGAGCGATTACGAAAACGCTCGTCGCTCGCATGTTCGGCTGttgaatttttctattcgcttgcaatatatgcatttctacgcaatataatagaataaatgcaaatagtagaatatatataattagaataaaaatatttatattatatacaagaaaataaataaaatttaacttttattttttatatttagagcaataacttaataataaaataagaaaatattaagaaaagtttaataataattatataattatataataatcatgttttaaataaaaaacggggatcataacttttattatttaaatatatttattacgcatTATTATTGACATGTTAGATTCAATAATTACTCAGTTTTTAAggaatatacaggatgtctcgGATTAATGGGGACAAAACTCGTGTGATAGAGCagaccaaactgagtcgaaaagtctttatcatttttttgtataacgtttaataaaagaattattattgagtaaagtctgatTAATTATCGTCGAActttagccgggcgcacgtcGATAAGCCGCGTGTaacagctgagcgctcacgcactaTCAGGTGCGCggctcaataataatttttttattaagagtataaaaa is a window from the Cataglyphis hispanica isolate Lineage 1 chromosome 9, ULB_Chis1_1.0, whole genome shotgun sequence genome containing:
- the LOC126852039 gene encoding protein FAM136A-like, with product MEEQKKRVEDHMTKMVEEIDKTYLRKMQRDMHRCAAQCCDNETYSIQKIHNCVENCNSSLNKAQQYVQGEFERVQNRLQRCIMECNDNIKDKMGPNPTQIEVDKYSEEFEKCAITCVDSYCALLPSLEKTMKKVLSKNEFA